The stretch of DNA CATGTTCGGCGGCGGCACGGGCAGGGCGCTGATGACAGCGGCCGGCGCAGTGGCCGGCGGCTTCCTTGGCGATCATCTCTACAAGAAGCACGCCAAGTCCGAGTACGAAAAGGACGCCGCGCAGCGTGCACTCAACCAGGGTGCCTCGGGCCAGAAGATCACGTGGTCCGACCCGCGCACCAACGAGTCCGGCTACTTCGTCGCCCTCAACACCAAGCGGATGACGGACGGACGCGTTTGCCGCGACTTCCGCCGTGGCCTGAGCATCGGTGGCGAATCGGTCGACGAGACGACCGGCACCGCCTGCAAGAAATCCAACGGGCAATGGGATGTGGGCTGACTCCACGCGGGCAGGCTCCAGTCGGGCTCAACTACAGGACGGCAACATCATGATGACCAAGCTGATCCTCCTCCTCCTTGTCGCGGCTGCCACGCCGGCGTTCGCGCAGGTCAAGGCCGATGCAGCGCCCGCGCGCTTCGATGCGGCCGACGCGAACCATGACGGCAAAGTCGATCGCAACGAGTACGGCGGCTTCGTGCAGGAGCTGGTGCTGCTCTACGACGGCAATGGCGATGGCGATGGCAAGCTGTCGCGCGCCGAGCTGGCGTCCGCACCGGACCCGAGCAAGTTCGACAGGATTGACAGCAACAAGGATGGCTTCCTGACCATCGACGAGATCGACGTCTTCACCGACAACGATTTCGCAGTGATGGACGCCAATTCCGACGGCGCGGTCGATCGCGCCGAGAGCGCGAAACACAAGTAGGGCGGCCACGTCGCCAGGCCGGTGCCTGGTGATGCGTGCTCCTTGCTGGCATCCCGAGGGCGCCGCGGCATCGCCGTGGCGCCTTTTGCGTGTCCGGGCGCCCGTTGGCACCTTCAGGCCCGGGAGCACTGGCCAAAAAGGGTAAAAAGGGTATATTTACCCCAAGCCCATCCCGAGGACCGCCCCATGGCGCTGCCCCTCAAGCTCGATGCAATCGAAGACCTGCCCAGGACGCCCGCCTCGGACGTCAAGAAGCTCGGATGGCGCGGGGTGATGAAGGCGATCGGCCGCATGGGCAAGGTCGTGGTGACCAACCACAACGAGCCCGAGGCGGTGATCATTCCGGCCGAGGAGTACGACGCGATGATCCGTGCCCTGCACGAGGCCGAAGCGAAGAACGATTCCGCGCTCGACGAACTTCGCCACCGCTTCGATGAGCGCCTGGCCTCGCTGCAGGCCGCCGACGCCGGTGACCGCCTGCGTGCGCTGATGCACGGGCCGGCCAAGCTGCGCGGCAAGGTCAAGGCCGGGGCGAGTCATTGAAGTCGCGTCCCGTTCTCTATGTCCTTGCCGGGGTCAACGGCGCGGGCAAGAGTTCGGTCGGCGGCCACCTGCTCGAACGCGCCGGACTGAGCTGGTTCAACCCCGACACGTTCGCGCGCGAACTGATCGCGCAAACTGGATGCGAGCAGACTCAGGCCAATGCCGCCGCGTGGCAGGAAGGCATGCGACGCCTGGACGAGGCGCTCGAGCGCGGTAGCAACTACGCCTTCGAAACCACGCTCGGCGGACGCACCGTGCCGGCCAGGATCAAGGCGGCCGCGCGCACGCATGACGTGTTGATGTGGTTCTGCGGACTCTCGTCGCCCGAGCAGCACATCGCCCGCGTCAAAGCCCGCGTGGTCACGGGCGGGCACGACATTCCCGAAGCGAAGATCCGCGAGCGTTACCCGGCCGCACTTGAGAACCTGATCGCGCTGATGCCGGACCTGGCGCATCTGCAGGTGTACGACAACAGCGTCGACGTCGCGCGCGGCAAGGCGATTCCGGATCCGGTGCTGGCCGCGGAGATGGAAGCGGGCAAGCTGGTCTGGCCGGATGACCTGGCCTCGCTCGGGCGCACGCCGGAATGGGCGAAGCCGCTCCTGGAAGCGGCGTTGCTGTTGAGCGGTCGATAGCAACACAAGCCCCGGAACCTTGCGGTCCCGGGGCGTCGTGCTTCACGCGGCAGCGAGCTCGGTGTAACCGGCAGCTCCACCGCCGAAGTACGAAGTGGCCGGCGCCTCAAGCAGAGGTGCATTCCCGCGCAGGCGTTCCACCAGGTCCGGGTTGCCGATGAAGGGCTTGCCGAACGCGACCATGTCGGCGTGACCCGATGTCGTCGCCTCGATGGCGCGCTGCCTGTCATAGCCATTGTTGGCGATGTACTTGCCATTGAAGGCCGCGCGCAATGCCTTGATGTCGAAGGCGCCGTTGTCGCCGTGCAGCTGCCCCTCGACCACGTGCAGATAGGCCAGGCCCATTTCACCCAGGCGTCGGATCAGGTACTCGTGGGTTTCCATCGGCGTGCTGTCGAGCGCGGTGTCGCCAATGGCCGTGGACAGTGGTGACAGTCGCAGGCCGACGCGATCGGCGCCCCATACTTCGGCGACGGCTTCGACGACTTCGAGCGTAAGCCGTGCGCGGTTTTCGATGGAACCGCCGTAGCAGTCCTGGCGCTGGTTGGTGCTGTCGCGCAGGAACTGCTCCAGCAGGTAACCGTTGGCTGCGTGCACCTCGACGCCGTCGAAGCCGGCTTCCTTGGCCTTGCGCGCAGCATTGCGGTAGTCCTCGATGATGCCGGCGATCTCGTCGGTTTCCAGTGCGCGCGGCATGGACGGAGCTTCGAAGCCGGCTTCGGTGAACACATTGCCGCCAGCCTGGAGCGCCGAAGGTGCCACCGGCGCGGCGCCGTCTGCCTGCATGGAGACGTGCGACATGCGACCGACGTGCCACAGCTGCACGACGATCTTGCCGCCCGCATCATGGACGGCCTTGGTCACGGGTGCCCAGGCAGCGACGTGCGCATCGGTGTAGATGCCCGGGGTGTAGGCGTAGCCGCGACCCTGGCGCGAAATGTTGGTGGCCTCGGTGATGATCAGGCCGGCCGATGCGCGCTGGCGGTAGTACTCGACCGCGAGCGGGGTCTGCACGCCATCCATGTCGGCGCGCGAGCGGGTGAGCGGCGCCATGGCGACCCGGTTGGCGACGTCGATGGCTCCAATGCGGGTGGGGGAGAAGAGGAGGTCGGTAGACATGGCGTTGTTCCAGTTAATGCACCGTGGTGCGTTGGAAAGAACAATGCGACTTGCCGACTAATTCATCCAATTTATTTGTTGAATTTAAGATATTCAGGAGCATCATGTCTGGATGCGATACGACCTGAACCTGCTGCCGGTCTTCCTGGCCCTGATGGAGGAGCGCAACGTCACGCGCGCCGCCGCGCGGCTGGGCATCACCCAGCCGGCGCTCTCCAATGCGCTGGTCCGCCTTCGCGACATGCTCCAGGACCCGCTCTTCATCCGCGAGCGCTACGGCATGCAGCCGACGCAGAAAGCCGAGTCACTGGCGCCAGGCATCGCCGCGGCAGTGGCCAGCCTCGACGAACTGATCCTGGGCCAGCAGGGTTTCGACCCGGCGAAGGCCGAGCGACTGTTCACCATCGCGCCAAACAGTTACGTCGAGTTCGTGCTGGTGCCGGCGATCGTCGCGCGACTGCGCGAGCGCGCACCGGGCATCCGCCTGCGCCTCACGCCGTACGGCACCGACCTCGCCGAGACCGGCGCGATCTCGGGCGAAACGGCCATGGTCCTGGGCCGCATCGTCGATCCGCCGGACAACCTGGTCGTGCAACACCTGATGGACGACGGCCTGGCCTGCGTCGTGCGCGCCGACCACCCGCAGGTCAACAAGCGCCTGTCGAGGAAGCAGTACGAACAGCTCAAGCACGTCAACGTGCTGCCGGCCGGCCGACTGCGCGCCGGCCTGTTCCAGGCGCTTGAGCGCCAGGGACTGCGACGCGACGTGGCCGTCTCGGTGACGCACTTCCTGGCGATCCCGGAGATGCTCGCGGTGACCGACTACTGCACGACGCTGCCGATGCAGATCTGCCGGCACCTTGCCGGCGATGCACGCCTGAAGGTGCTGCCGGCACCGGTCGACCTGGGCACGTTCCCGACGGAGATGGCCTGGCATGTGCGGTATCGACATGACCCGGCGCATCAGTGGTTGCGGGCGTTGATCAGTGAAGTGGCGGCGGAGATCGCGAAGGCGTCTGTGCCGTGATTTCGCGGAACGAGGGCCGCAGGGCGCACAAACAAAACAACGCGTGACGCCGAGGGGCGTAACGCGCTGCATTGGCTGGATGAAGTGGTGGAGCGGAGGAGGATCGAACTCCCGACCTTCGCATTGCGAACGCGACGCTCTCCCAGCTGAGCTACCGCCCCATGAGCCGGATTCTAGCGGCAGGAAAGGGCGGCTGCCAAGGCGGCCGACGGCAGGGGCGGAAATGCCGGAAAGAGAGGCCTGGCGAGGCTCGATCAGGTCCGCTCGATCACTCCGCGCCCACCCGCACCAGACGGAAACCGATCGAGTCGTCCCTGGCGCCGGCCGAATACCGCATGCGGTTTGCTGACCGGGTGTCCTTCGCAGTCGTGCCCCAGGACCCTCCCCGGGTGACACGCCTGTCGCATCCCCTCGCGAGTTGCGCGCTGCCATCGGTGGGTGCGTGAAGGTAGTCGGGCGCGCCGCAATCGAGTGTCCACTCGTTGACGTTTCCCATCACGTCATACAGCCCGAACGCATTGGGCCGATAGCGCCCGACAGGCGCCGTGTTCGGTGATCCGTCGTCGCAGTGAGCCACCTCCGCGTCCGGATACTTCTTTGCGAAGTTCGCGTCAGCATTGTTGGCGTCCTTGCAGCCGTCGTCCGCGCTGTCGCCCCAGGGGTACGCGTGCTGGCTGCCAGTGCGCGCTAGGTATTCCCATTCCGCCTCGGTGGGCAAACGATAGGCTCCGCCTGTCTGCACATTGATCCAGTCAACGTAGGCCTGGGCGTCCTCCCAGCTCACGCAGACCACCGGATGGTTTGGCTCCTGCGAGAACCCCGGATCCAGATAGGTGGTGGTGGCGTTTGGTTGCCAGTCGCCAACCTTCACCCGGTCGGTAATGCAGTCGCCGCCGACCGCCCGCTTGGACGCGACGGTGAAGTCGCGATACTGCGCCAGCGTCACTTCGTAAATGCTGACTGCAAGCGTGTAGTCGATTGACACCTGGTGTAGCGGCGATTCGTCTTTTCCACGCCCGGGTTCGGAATCTGGCGATCCCATCTGAAAGCGTCCGCGCGGCACGATGACCATAACCGGGCATTGCGCGCACTCCTGGAATGTCACCCCCGCTTCACCCCGGCGCATGGCGTCGATTACCGCCTCCTTCGTCGTCAACGGAGGGGCCGCGACCGCGGCAGCAATGAATAACTGCAGCAGGATGAAACACCATGCCTTCTTACGCATATGCGCACGCTGCTGGCTGGCCAGGGTCCTGGATTGTAGGTAACCGCGAGTGACTGTGGCCGCATCTGGCCAGAGGGCACCCTGACTTCAGTCCTGCCCCGCCAGCAACGGCGCAATCCCCGCCTCCAGCGCCTCACGGCGCCAGCCCGACAGTGCATCCGGCCACTCGCCGCGATCGAGCAGCGCCTCGAGCCACCGCCGTGAGGCGAGCACGCCATCGGGCAATCCCAGCTCGGCACTGCGCGCGGCCACCGCGTCCTGCAGTTTGCGCAACCGCTGCTTGTCGCGGTTGTCGCCCTCGTTGGCGTCGGGGGCGTCGGCTTCATCGGGCAGCGGGGTGTTCAAGGCCGCCCATACCGCATCGCCGAGCTTGCGCGGTGCCTTCGGGTGCGCGTCGAGATCGCGCTGCAAGCCGGCGCGGTCCATCGGCGGGTTGCGGGCGAGGTTGACGGCCAGTTCGTTGTCGAGGATCCAGTTGCGCGGGCGGTCGTTGTCGCGGGCGTAGGTGTCGCGCCAGCGCAGCAGGCGCAGCAGGCGCAGCTGTGCGTCGCGTTCGAGGAACTGGGCACTGCGCATGGTCGCGTGCGGCCAGCGTTCCGGGCCTTCGTTCTCGGCGTTGATCACCGTGCGTGCGGCGTCCTCGGCCAGCCATTCGCTTCGACCCAGTTCCTGCAGACGGTGCTGGAGCTGGTCGTGCATCTCGAACAGGTGGCGCACGTCGTCGGCGGCATACTCGAGCTGGGCCGGCGACAGCGGGCGGCGCAACCAGTCCGAGCGCGTCTCGCCCTTGGCCAGGGTGACGCCGGTCAACTGTTCCACCAGCTTCTGATAGCCCAGGCCGGCGCCGATGCCGGCCAGCGCGGCGGCCAGCTGGGTGTCGAACAGCGGCTTGGGCACCACGCCGCAGGAATGGCGGAAGGCCACCAGGTCTTCGCTGGGGCTGTGCATCACCTTGACGATGGATTCGTCGGCGAGGATCGGCGTCAGCGCGGCGAGGATGCCCGGCGCGAGCGGGTCGACCAGCAGGATCTCGGGCTCGTCGTCGCCGCGCTCGATCGAAATCTGCACCAGCGCCAGTTGCGGCCAGAAGGTGCGTTCGCGGATGAATTCGGTGTCCAGTCCGATCCGCGCCGGCGGCGTAGCAAAGTGGGCGCGCAGGGCGGCGGGGTCGGTGATCCAGGCGGCAGGCATGTGGGGATGGTAAGCGGGGAAGGGGGTGGCGAGGTTGCCGGGGCGGGCGACAATAGCCTACTTTCGACGCACCCAAGTGTCCCGGCATGAGGCGAGGAGGACGATTGCGCGCACCGTTGTTGGCTTTCGCCGCCATGCTGGCTGTGATGTCGGGCTGTTCGCGCGAGCCGTCCGGCTCGTCCCGCGAAGCCGCCGGCGCACGTGCGCCGATTGTGACCATCAGTGCCGACCAGGCGGTGTCGCCGGTGCCGCCGTGGCGCGCGCCTGCGGTCGAGGTCAATGAAGCCAACTTCAAGGAGCTCAAGGCCGACGCTGCCGAGGCCTTGAAGGAAGAGCGCCTGTTCGGCACGGCCGCCGATGCGATCCCGCTGTACCTGGCCCTGCGCCGGTTTGCGCCGGACGATGCCGCGGTGCAGGCGGGCATGCGCCGCGCCATGACCAGTCTGCTCGGCAAGGGCAACGAAGCGCTCGCGGCGATCGACCGCGATCCGCTGTCGCTGCGCCGCGCGCACGAGGTCGCCGCGGTCGCGCGTGCCGTCGCGCCGGACGATGCCAAGGTGGTTGCCTACCTGGCCCGCCTGGACAAGTCCGACCAGGCGCAGGAAGCCAATCGCCTCGGCGAGGAAGCGCTCAATGCCGGGCGTCTCGGCGTCGATGGCGGCGACGACACGGCACTGGGTTATTTCCACCAGGCCCTTGAGCTGCGCCCGGGCGACCAGCGCGCCAACCAGGGCATCGCCGCGGTCGAGAGCGCGTTGATTCGACGCGCCGAAGTCGCCGCCGACCATGACGATTACGAAGACGCCCAGCGCGAACTCGACATCGCGGCGAAGGTGCGACCGGGCTTCGCCAGCGTCGACGATGCCCGCGCCCGCGTGGCAATGCAGCGCATCGTCCGGGTCAATGCGCTGCGCGACGCCGGCATCACCGTGCTGACCCGCAATGCCAGCGTCGACGAAGCGCGGCGACTGCTGGCCGTGATGCTGCGCATCGCCCCGGCTGGCGACCCGGCCGCGCGCGAGCTGCGCGAGCGCATCGACCTGGCCACCCATTACGGCCTGTTCCGCCCCGGGCAGACCTTCACCGACGCGATGCAGGGCGGTGGTCGCGGGCCGCAACTGGTGGTGATCCCGCACGGTGCCTTCCGCATGGGCGCGCCGGAGGGCGAGATCGATTCCAGCGATGCCGAACGGCCGCTGCGCAACATCCGTTTCGAGCGCGGCCTCGCCATGTCGCGCACGGAGATAACCGTTGGCGAGTTCCGCCGTTTCATGGCGGCGAGCAAACATCGCGCACGCGCCACACGACGCGGCTATTCAAACGCCTACGACGAGCGCGGCGGCAATTTCGTGCGTCGCGGCAACGTCGACTGGCAGTCCGACTACGCCGGCAATCCGGCCCGTGACGACCTGCCGGTGGTCCACATCAGCGCCAAGGATGCGATCGCCTACGCCGAGTGGCTGTCGGCGCAGACCGGCCAGCGTTACCGGCTGCCGAGCGAAGCCGAGTTCGAATACGCGGTGCGCGCCGGCAACGCGAGGCGCTACCCGTGGGGCGATGGCACGCCACCGGTGCGCGCGGGCAACTTCACCGGCTCCCTGGACGTGTCGCCGAGCGGTCGCCGCTGGAACAACGCATTCGCCGGCTACGGCGACGGCGCCTCGGGTCCGGCGCCTGTCGGCAGCTACCGCGCCAACGCTTTCGGCGTGCACGACCTGGCCGGAAATGTCAGCGAGTGGGTCGCCGACTGCTGGCATGACACCTACCGCCGCGCCCCGCGCGACGGCGCGGCCTGGCTCAACCCCGGATGCCGTTCAAGAGTGGTGCGCGGCGGTTCCTGGGCGAGTTCGCCGGCACAGACGCGTTCGGCGTGGCGGCAGGGCAACGACGGCAATGTGACAAGCGGGCGCGTCGGATTCCGGGTGGTGCGCGAAATCTGAACGGGGACCTCACGTCTGTCGACTTAAAATGCACGGATCCAGGACGGACCAGGAGGCGGCGATGAGGATTGATCCCATGGGTGGTGCGCGACAGCAGGGCCGCCCGCGGCGCGGCTTCGGCGGCATGCGCTGGTGGATCCTGATCCTGTTCGCCGGCTACGCCGCCTGGCAGTGGTTCGGCAGCGCCAAGGTCGACCCATACACCGGCGAGACCGCGCACTACGGCACCACCGCCGAAGAAGAAGTGCAGCTGGGTGCGCAGGCCTTCCAGCAGGTGCTGGGCGATGCCAATGCGCAGGGCGCATTGCTGCCCGCCAATGCCCAGGTCAGCCAGCAGATCCGCGAGATCGCGCAGCGGCTGATCGCGCGCGTGCCGCAGGTGACCGCGGCACTGGCCGCGCAGAACAAGCAGGAAGTGCCGGTCGACCACCAGGCCTTCCAGTGGGACGTCGCGGTGATCCAGTCCGACCAGGTCAACGCGTTCTGCCTGCCGGGCGGCAAGATGGCGGTCTACACCGGCTTGCTGCCGGTGGCGAAGAACGCCGACGCGATGGCGGTCGTGATGGGCCACGAGATCGCCCACGCACTGTTGCGCCACGGCTCGCAGCGCATGGCGCAGCAGAAGCTGGTGCAGATGGGGCAGATGGCCGCCGGCATGGCGATGGGCGGGATGGACCCGGGCCAGCAGCAGGCGATCATGGCGGCGCTGGGCGCCGGCGCGCAGTACGGGCTGATTCTGCCCTATGGCCGTAATCACGAGACCCAGGCCGACAAGGTCGGGCTGATGCTGGCGGCGGCGGCCTGCTACAACCCGCAGGAAGCGATCCCGCTTTGGCAGCGCATGTCGGAGTTGGAGGGTGGCGCGCGTCCGCCGGAGTTCGCCTCGACGCACCCGGATCCGGCCAATCGCATCCAGGTGCTGCAGTCGCTGATGCCGCAGGCGGAGCAGTTCCGCGCGCAGTACTGCAAGTGACGCAGTCCGCGCTGGCCCTCTCCCACGAAGGGAGAGGGTTAGCTATCAGCGCTTGGTGTCAGCCTTGGGCTTGCTGCTGTTGGCAGCACCGGGCGGATTCGGAGTCTGGCCAACCGTGCTCGACAGGTTGCGCTGGAACTCGTTCCACATCGCCAGGTTGCGCTCGGTGAGCTGGTTCATCAGCGCCCACGGTGTCTGGCCGAGGATGCCGCCCATCTGGTTGCGGAACTGCTGCTGCTGGTCGAGGAAGACCTGCATCGAGCGTTCCAGGTAGCTGCCCATGAACCCCTGCAGCGAGTCCCCGTAGAAACGGATGATCTGGCTCAGCAACTGCGTCGACAGGACCGGTTCGCCGTCCTGCTCGTGCTCGGCAATGATCTGCAGCAGCACCTGGCGGGTGAGGTCGTCGCCGCTGCGTGCGTCGCGCACCTCGAACTCCTCGCCGTCGACGATGAGCTGGCGCACGTCCTCAATGGTGATGTAACTGGAAATCTCGGTGTCGTAGAGCCGGCGGTTCGGATACTTCTTGATGACGCGCATCGATGCCATGGAGCATTGGCTCTAAATCGTGGTGCTTCGCAGCATGGCGCAGGCCGGCAGGGCTTGCAACTGGCGAAATGCAGGTCCGCCGGGTGAATGGGGCATGCGGCGTAGGCAGCAGGCCGGCAGCGACCGGCTGATCAGCGACCGGACAGGCAGGTCGCTGGCAGCCGGCCCGGACTCCACTCACCAGCCCATGTGGTGGCCGCCGTTGATGTCGAGGTTGGAGCCGGTGATCCAGGCCGCCTCTTCGGCGACCAGGAATGACACCGCGTAGGCGATCTCGTTCGGCGTGCCCAGGCGCCCGGTCGGGATCTCGGCGACGATCTTGGCGCGAACTTCCTCCGGCACCGACATCACCATGTCGGTCGCCACGTAGCCCGGCGACACCGTGTTGACGGTGATGCCGAAGCGCGCGTTCTCACGAGCAAGTGAAATCGTGAAGCCGTGCATGCCGGCCTTGGCCGCGGCGTAGTTGGCCTGGCCGTACTGGCCCTTGAGGCCGTTGATCGAGCTGATCTGCACGATCCGGCCCCATTTGCGCTCGCGCATGCCTTCGATCACCGGCCGGGTGACGTTGAAGCAGGAGTTGAGGTTGGTGCCGATCACCTCGTTCCATTGCATCGGCGTCATGCGGTGGAAGGTCGAGTCGCGGGTGATGCCGGCGTTGTTGACCAGCACTTCGATCGGGCCGAGGTCGCGTTCGATCTGCTCGATCAGGGCCTGCGCCTGTTCGGGCGACGACACGTCGCCGGGAGCGAGCGTGACCTCGACGCCGGCGGCGCGCATCTTCTCCTGCCAGGCGCGCGCCCGCTCTTCGTCACGGTAGTTGGTGGCGACCCGATGACCCGTCTGCGCCAGGCGCTGGATGATCGAACTGCCGATGCCTCCGGTACCGCCGGTGACCAGGGCTACGCGTGACTGCATGGGGTCGTCTCCTTTGGGTTGCCGGGCGTCGGGTGCGGCCCGGTCGATTGGATTCTAGGGGGTTATTGGCGATGGCAATGTGGGCTTGCGGAACCGGCGATATCGATGTCAGTCGCCGTTTTCCGCGCCCAGTCCGGCCATGGTGACCGAGGCAAATGACAACTCGCGCGCGTCGGCTGTCTGCGCCGGGATCGCGGCGGGCACGAAGGCGGCGACGGAGCGCGCGAGCAGGTCGGGGAGGTGCTCGCAATCGGCGAGCACGGCCGGATCCTGGCCCAGGCGCAGCCAGGCCGCGCGAAGGCCCGCCAGCGGACGCTCGCGATCCACCGGCTGGGAAGCGTCTGATTTGGACAGCTTGCGCCCGTCCGGCCCGAGCACCAGCGGCAGGTGCGCGTACCGCGGCGTCGGCAGGCCGAGCGCCTTTTGCAGCAGGATCTGGCGCGGGGTCGAGTCGAGCAGGTCGGCGCCGCGAACAATGTCGGTGATGCCCTTGGTCGGCGTCGTCGACCACCACTGCCAACTGGTAGGCCCAGTAGCCGTCGGCGCGACGCAGCACGAAGTCGCCGACGCTGCGCGCCACATCCTGGCGGTAGTGGCCGACGACGAGGTCGTCGAATGCCACGATGCTGCCGTCGGGGACGCGCAGGCGAACCGCCGGATCGGGCCGCGGCGGCCGCGCCACGCAGGCGCGGTGGATGCCGGCGGCGACGGTCAGGTCGGTGCGGCTGCAATGGCAGTGGAAGGCGCGATCGCGCTCGAGCAGGCGGCTGAGCGCGGCCTGGTAGAGCGCGCCGCGCCGGCTTTGCCAGACCACGTCCTCGTCGGCGTGAAGGCCGAAGGCGGACAGCGTTTCGAGTTGTCGCCGGGCGGCCCCGGCCACCTCACGTGGCGGGTCCAGGTCCTCGACCCGGACCAGCCAGCGCCCACCCGCCTGGCGTGCCAGCAGCCAGCTGCCGAAGGCCGCCAGCAGCGAGCCGAAATGCAGGTCGCCGGTGGGCGAGGGTGCAAAGCGGCCGCGGTAGGGGGCAGGCGTCGGGGACACTGCGGGCTCGTCTGGCAAAGCGGGCGTACGTGGTTTCACTTGAATTCAACGCCAGCGTGCCACATTTTCCGTTGGTAACGCGCATGGTGCGCGAAAGGTTCCTGTCATGTTCAAACGCATCGCCCTGTTCCTCGCCACCAACCTGGCGGTCCTGGCCCTGCTCAGCATCGTCATGGCGGTGTTGCAGAACTACTTCGGCGTCACCCTCGGCAACACCGGCGGCCTGCTGGTGATGGCCACCGTGTTCGGCTTCGGCGGATCGTTTATCTCGCTGATGACGTCCAAGTGGATGGCCAAGCGCTCCACCGGCGCCCATGTGATCGACCAGCCGCGCAACGAGTCCGAGCAGTGGCTGGTCAACACGGTTCGCCGCCAGGCCGAAGCCGCCGGCATCAAGATGCCGGAAGTGGCCATCTACGACGGCCCGGAAATCAACGCCTTCGCCACCGGTCCGAGCCGCAACAACTCGCTGGTCGCGGTTTCCACCGGTCTGCTTCGCGCGATGAACCGCGACGAGGCGGAGGCCGTGCTGGGACATGAAGTCAGTCACGTCGCCAACGGCGACATGGTGACCATGGCGCTGATCCAGGGCGTGCTCAACACGTTCGTGATCGTGCTGTCGCGCGTGGTCGGCCGCGTCATCGACAGCTTCATCAGCGGCAACCGCGAGGGCGGTGTGGGCATCGGCTACTTCGTGATCGTGTTCATCCTCGACATGATCTTCGGCCTGTTCGCCAGCATGATCGCGATGTGGTTCTCGCGTCACCGCGAGTTCCGCGCCGACGCCGGCGGCGCCCGCCTGGCCGGCCGCGACAAGATGATCGCCGCGCTGCAGCGCCTGTCCCAGACCTACGGCGAAAGCACGCTGCCCAAGACGGTCCAGGCGTTCGGCATCAGCGGTGCCGTCGGCCATGGCCTGCGCCGGTTGCTGATGAGCCACCCGCCGCTGGAAGAGCGCATCCAGACGCTGCGCAACGCCCCGCTCGAGCAGGTGCGCGGGACCGTGGTGAGCTGATCCAGGCTCACTGAGCTGCAACAAAAAAGCCCGCCGTATGGCGGGCTTTTTCTTGTCCGTGGAACGGGCTGCTAGAACTCGTAATCCATCACCGGCCCCGGCGGCGCCAGGAAGTTGCCCTCGGCGTAGTCGATGCCCGCGCCGAACAGGATGCTCATGCTGCCCGCGTCCTGGACGAACTCGGCGATGGTGATCTTGCCCAGCTCGCGCGCCTTGTCGGCGATCTCGCGTACGCGCTGCTGGTGGTCGGGATTGCCGGTCAGGTCTTCCATGTAGCTGCGGTCGATCTTCAGCAGCGCCGCGTCGAAGTGGGTCAACAGCTGGAACGAGTTGAGGCCCACGCCGAACTGCTCCAGGCCGACCCGCACGCCATGTTGGGCGACCGTGGCCTGGAACTCCTGTGCCGCGCGCAAGTGCGTGAACACCTTCGACTCCGGCAGCTGCAGCACCAGCAACTTGCCATCGGCGCCGTGACGGGCCAGCTGTTCCTGGATGAACTGCTGCAAGGTGTTGTCCTGCAGCGACGCCTGGGTGATCTTGACCAGCATCGTGGTCTGCTTGCCGGCGCGCATCCGCTCGCCGATCACCGCGATCGCCTTGCCGACGACCCAGCGGTCGATCTCCCACAGCAGCCCGTGTTCCTCG from Lysobacter arenosi encodes:
- a CDS encoding formylglycine-generating enzyme family protein, which produces MRRGGRLRAPLLAFAAMLAVMSGCSREPSGSSREAAGARAPIVTISADQAVSPVPPWRAPAVEVNEANFKELKADAAEALKEERLFGTAADAIPLYLALRRFAPDDAAVQAGMRRAMTSLLGKGNEALAAIDRDPLSLRRAHEVAAVARAVAPDDAKVVAYLARLDKSDQAQEANRLGEEALNAGRLGVDGGDDTALGYFHQALELRPGDQRANQGIAAVESALIRRAEVAADHDDYEDAQRELDIAAKVRPGFASVDDARARVAMQRIVRVNALRDAGITVLTRNASVDEARRLLAVMLRIAPAGDPAARELRERIDLATHYGLFRPGQTFTDAMQGGGRGPQLVVIPHGAFRMGAPEGEIDSSDAERPLRNIRFERGLAMSRTEITVGEFRRFMAASKHRARATRRGYSNAYDERGGNFVRRGNVDWQSDYAGNPARDDLPVVHISAKDAIAYAEWLSAQTGQRYRLPSEAEFEYAVRAGNARRYPWGDGTPPVRAGNFTGSLDVSPSGRRWNNAFAGYGDGASGPAPVGSYRANAFGVHDLAGNVSEWVADCWHDTYRRAPRDGAAWLNPGCRSRVVRGGSWASSPAQTRSAWRQGNDGNVTSGRVGFRVVREI
- a CDS encoding M48 family metallopeptidase; translation: MRIDPMGGARQQGRPRRGFGGMRWWILILFAGYAAWQWFGSAKVDPYTGETAHYGTTAEEEVQLGAQAFQQVLGDANAQGALLPANAQVSQQIREIAQRLIARVPQVTAALAAQNKQEVPVDHQAFQWDVAVIQSDQVNAFCLPGGKMAVYTGLLPVAKNADAMAVVMGHEIAHALLRHGSQRMAQQKLVQMGQMAAGMAMGGMDPGQQQAIMAALGAGAQYGLILPYGRNHETQADKVGLMLAAAACYNPQEAIPLWQRMSELEGGARPPEFASTHPDPANRIQVLQSLMPQAEQFRAQYCK
- the phaR gene encoding polyhydroxyalkanoate synthesis repressor PhaR encodes the protein MASMRVIKKYPNRRLYDTEISSYITIEDVRQLIVDGEEFEVRDARSGDDLTRQVLLQIIAEHEQDGEPVLSTQLLSQIIRFYGDSLQGFMGSYLERSMQVFLDQQQQFRNQMGGILGQTPWALMNQLTERNLAMWNEFQRNLSSTVGQTPNPPGAANSSKPKADTKR
- the phbB gene encoding acetoacetyl-CoA reductase; the protein is MQSRVALVTGGTGGIGSSIIQRLAQTGHRVATNYRDEERARAWQEKMRAAGVEVTLAPGDVSSPEQAQALIEQIERDLGPIEVLVNNAGITRDSTFHRMTPMQWNEVIGTNLNSCFNVTRPVIEGMRERKWGRIVQISSINGLKGQYGQANYAAAKAGMHGFTISLARENARFGITVNTVSPGYVATDMVMSVPEEVRAKIVAEIPTGRLGTPNEIAYAVSFLVAEEAAWITGSNLDINGGHHMGW
- the htpX gene encoding protease HtpX, whose translation is MFKRIALFLATNLAVLALLSIVMAVLQNYFGVTLGNTGGLLVMATVFGFGGSFISLMTSKWMAKRSTGAHVIDQPRNESEQWLVNTVRRQAEAAGIKMPEVAIYDGPEINAFATGPSRNNSLVAVSTGLLRAMNRDEAEAVLGHEVSHVANGDMVTMALIQGVLNTFVIVLSRVVGRVIDSFISGNREGGVGIGYFVIVFILDMIFGLFASMIAMWFSRHREFRADAGGARLAGRDKMIAALQRLSQTYGESTLPKTVQAFGISGAVGHGLRRLLMSHPPLEERIQTLRNAPLEQVRGTVVS